Below is a genomic region from Trichoderma asperellum chromosome 2, complete sequence.
AGCTCCTCCCTAGAGTAGCATCTTACATCCTTAGCGGACCAATGTTGAAGGAATAGTGGTATGTTTCCCTTGCATTGACCcgctctcttttctctttctaccATGCATCATGTTGTCTATGAATAAATGCGCTGACACACCGCTCTCAACTGaacgtttcttttttccctgcCGCTCTTGCCACGTCGGCATGCCGATGGTTGAACTGACACCTTTGACGCCATTGCCGCCTCGGTTGTCAACTTGTCTGTTGTCAACATCCGACGAGAAGAAATGCACTGTTTATATTCAAAGAACGTTGTATACGATGAAAAACGAAACACGAAACTACCAAGATGAGAATGCCTGCTTAGGAATCGTATAAACTGAAACTTCCTTCGAGGCAGTAGGAGCAATGCCGCTATGCCGCCATGCCGCCATGCCGCCGGTCTAGATATATGATCCGAAGTGTAAATAACTGCCTGAATTCAGCTCTGCCCGGGCCCTCTCCGGCGATGGTCTTGGGTCAAATCGAATCTCCACATAGCAAGATTCGACACCGTCCCAACACGGTGTTCTATCCACCCTGTGTTGCGTCCTATAAATCTGCCCGTGTCCTCTGTCAACGGTATAATTGTCAATACCATGCCATTTTTCCTCTTATCCAGGCATTGAGCCTTCTCTCCGTGCTTTATTTATCCTGCCCTCTTCGCttctctatatatattcagCTACACCATTGATTGTTTGAGTTCCATTCAGCAATAGCGCAGGACGTTAAATTTTTTGCGCCACTATCAAGGTCACGGAGCCGTCGCCGCAAGGACCAACGATCAAGCGAGCCAACCAACGAAATAGCGCCGTGATCTACCTCCGTGTTCCGGACCCTAgataagctaaaaaaaaaaattcgaaaaaaaaaaagtcaaaaggAGACAAACAAGCAAACAATCGAAATTAGGACTCAAGTGCCCACGCTGACATTAAAGGCCCAGCTGCCTGATCGATTTCTGCCAGCACTCATACGACAGCCCTGCTTGGGACGTTGTACAGGCTTACGTGCAGCGCAATTCCTCGAGGCGTACAGAGTCGAGTCGAACGGTCCCAATTGGGATTTACAGAGCATCATGGCGCCCTGTCAGCGCCTGCGCATGGCCCCCAGGCCCGTCCACAGGGTTCTCTCGCTGTCTCCCAGAATGTCGCAGCGCTGTATCGCTAGCAGCGCTGGAAATACAGCGGGTATCGCCCGCCGCTTGCCGTACCTTTCCGGCAGCAAGGCACCGAGTGCGGCGACTTTAAGCCCCTCAGCGGGCTCAGCACGAGGACTTTTGTCCGCTAATCCTTCCAGCTGGGGAGCTCGTCATTTTCCATCCACGTCGGCGACTTATCCAGCCTCTGTCTCTTacttctcctcctcatcctcccctTTCCCCTCGTCTCTGCCATCTACAGGCCGATTGCCCTCGcgactccagcagcagcgatcgTTTGCGACgacagccgccgccatggttgCCACAAAGCTTGACGGCAACAGCATTGCCAAGGCCATTCGTGAACGCCTGGGCGCAGAAATTGCagacaagcagcagaagaaccCCAGATACCGACCCAGCCTCAGGATCATCCAAGGTATGGCTGAGAACGCGCAAGGCAGCAAGGCAGGAGAGAAGTTTCCCCCTTGCTATCTTGCTGCTCACCTCTTCTTGCGCAATAATAGTTACTAACTggctgtttcttttcctctcatCCAGTTGGCGATCGCTCGGATTCTTGTACGTTCCCCCCTCCATCCTTATCGTAGGATCCTTATCGGGTCAATTTAGAGCCGCGGCTAACCCTTCTTGCAGCTACCTATGTGCGCATgaagctcaaggctgccgaggAGGTAAGGCATATGAAACAATCTCTAGGCTCgtgaaaaacaaaataagcAATAGTTGGCTAAGATGCTGTCTCCAGGCCCGTATTGACTGCAAGCTGCTCCACTTCCCAGAGGACATTGCTGAGATCGAGCTCCTCGATCAAATCCGCCGTCTCAACAACGACGATGCCGTCAACGGTATCCTTGTCCAGCTGCCTCTTCCCAAGCACATCTCAGAGCCTGTTATCACATCCGCCGTCGCTGATGAGAAGGATGTTGACGGCTTTGGCACCAACAACATCGGCGAGCTTGCCAAGCGTGGTGGCGCACCCATCTTCACACCTTGCACTCCCAAGGGTGTCATCACCCTGTTGAAGGAGGCTGGCGTTGAACTTGCTGGCAAGAACGCTGTGGTTCTTGGTCGAAGCAACATTGTTGGTGGTCCCGTTGCGCAGCTCCTGAACCGAGCCAATGCCACCGTCACCATCTGCCACTCCGCCACGGCTAACCTCCAGTCCCATCTCAAAAATGCGGACATCGTCATCGTTGCCATTGGCTCCCCTAACTTTGTCAAGGGTGAGTGGCTGAAGCCTGGTGCTGTGGTTATCGATGTGGGAACAAACTACATTCCGGATGCCTCGCGCAAGTCCGGTCAGCGACTCGTGGGTGATGTCGAGTTCGAGTCCGCTTCCGAGGTCGCCTCGGTCATCACCCCCGTTCCCGGTGGTGTTGGACCCATGACTGTTGCCATGCTGTTGGAGAACGTTGTTGAGGCCACAAATACTTTCTTTGAGAACGAAAAGATCAGGCAGAccgttcctcttcctctgcgccTCCAGTCCCCTGTTCCATCGGATATTGCCATCTCTCGGGCTCAGGCTCCCAAGCAGATTACCCGCGTTGCGTCTGAGATTGGTATTGAAGGCCATGAGCTGGAGCCTTATGGGTCATACAAGGCAAAGGTCGATCTGAGCCTACTTAAGCGACTTGCTCACCGACGAAATGGTCGCTATGTTGTTGTCACTGGTATCACCCCAACCCCCCTTGGTGAAGGCAAGTCAACCACGACCATGGGTCTGGCCCAGGCCCTCGGCGCTCACGTTGGACGTGTGACTTTTGCCAACGTCCGACAGCCCAGCCAGGGACCGACATTCGGTATCAAGGGTGGTGCTGCCGGTGGAGGTTACAGCCAGGTCATCCCCATGGACGAGTTCAACATGCACCTCACAGGTGACATCCACGCCATCACTGCCGCAAACAATTTGTTGGCTGCCGCAATCGAGACACGAATGTTCCACGAGAACACTCAGAAAGATGGCCCGCTCTACCGTCGCTTGGTTCCTGCCAAGAATGGCGAGCGGAAGTTCTCTCCCACTATGCTGCGCCGCCTCAAGAAGGTTGGCGTTGACAAGACCAACCCCGACGAACTGACTCCGGAAGAGATCCGCCGCTTCGTCCGCCTTGATATCGACCCAGAGACCATTACCTGGAGACGAGTGCTGGATGTCAACGATCGCCACCTTCGAGGCATCACTGTCGGCACTGCTCCCACTGAGAAGGGACAGTCTCGTGAAACTGGCTTCGACATCTCTGTTGCCAGTGAGTGTATGGCCATCTTGGCGCTCAGCACTGATCTTGCTGATATGCGAGATCGTCTGGGCCGCATGGTCATTGGCACTTCACGCAGTGGAGAGACTGTCACTTGCGACGACATTGGTGCCGCTGGTGCTCTTACCGCTCTGATGAAGGATGCTATCAAGCCCAACCTCATGCAGACGCTGGAGGGCACTCCCGTCTTTGTCCACGCCGGTCCATTTGCCAATATCAGCATTGGCCAGAGCTCTATCCTTGCTGATAGATTGGCCCTGAAGCTTGCAGGCACTGAGCCCGATGAAGACCACAACGAGAAGACTGGTTTTGTCGTTACTGAAGCCGGCTTCGATTTCACCATGGGTGGTGAGCGTTTCTTCAACATCAAGTGCCGCACCTCAGGCCTCGTGCCCGATGTGGTCGTAGTTGTCGCCACTGTTCGTGCTCTCAAGGTGCACGGAGGCGGCCCCCCAATTGCCCCTGGCGCTCCCCTCGATGCTGTCTACAAGCAGGAGAATGTCGACATCCTCCGAGCTGGCTGTGTCAACCTGAGGAAGCAGATTGAGAACGCCAAGTCCTTTGGTATTCCCGTTGtcgtcgccatcaacaaGTTCGCGACCGATACCGATGCCGAGATCGCTACTCTCCGCGAGGAGGCTCTTGCCGCTGGTGCGGAGGATGCTATCCTTTCTGACCACTGGGCCAAGGGTGGCCTTGGTGCCGTTGATCTGGCCAAGGGAGTCATTACTGCGAGCGAGAAGCCCAAGGAGCTCAAGCTGACCTACGGCCTTGATGGCACCATCGAGGAGCGCCTTGAGGCCATTGCCCAGAAGATGTATGGCGCTGCCAAGGTCGAGTTCAGCGAGCTTGCTCAGAAGAAGATCGACACATACACCAAGCAGGGCTACGGCCACCTGCCCATCTGCGTTGCTAAGACTCAGTACTCTCTGTCGCACGACCCTGACCTGAAGGGGGCGCCCACTGGCTTTACCGTGCCTATCCGAGATGTTCGCATGGCTGCCGGTGCCGGTTACTTGTAAGTTATTATACTCCCCCTAAGAATACCTTGAGAATTTTAAGGTCAAAGTACTTATGCTAACTCCATTTCCAGGTATGCTCTAGCTGCTGACATCCAGACCATTCCCGGTCTCCCCACTGCCCCTGGCTATCTCAACGTTGATGTCGACCTGGAGACTGGCGAGATCGACGGTCTTTTCTAAGCCAAACGCAGActtgtctcttcttcttctgatttCTTCCTCCCGGCATTCATGACTGGTACTGATTTGCCGCATTGTCgactttttttgttttgaaaatattatatacccaGAGACTCAACGTGGGGCACATAAGGATATAAGGAATTTTGGATTTTATGACTGGTGCATCTTCAACATATGGCGCAGGCATGCAAGGCACAGGGTTATGATTTGGACAATTAACCCGCTTAGAGTTAACAAGAGCTACTACTAGAGCACAAAAGAATGACTTTAGAAAGCACTCACGCTTTTTTTCACCATTCCTTTCCCCTTCGTTTTTTACTGACTACGTATATTTAAACCTATGTACTATTATGAGGCAAGCACGCGATTGCCAGATGAGCGACCGAAATTAACTGTCGGCTCATATATCCGTATTTTCTAGAATGTAAGAGGTACTAGATATTTGTCATTAAAGAGACTGCATGACAGATACGGTAAACGAAATTGGGATGCAATGTGTAGCTGCCAATAGATATGGAGACTTGGGCCGGTCGGATGAATCGATCCGGGTTGGGATTCGGAGGAACTGTTGACCGAGAAGATGCTTCTGGTCTAATACTACATACTTCTGGAGGAGCCAAGTGGAGGTGATGCGGAGATGAGAGGAGTTGATGATTGAACATCTCTCAGATATCTTTTCAGAAGAAGCATGTTACTTTGGTATGAGACTcctgtttttatatagcgAATTACATGTCAcgtattttttaaaggttgGTGAAGGGTATTAGGCGTGATTTTATTAATGCCGTTATAGTTACAATCAGCTGCCTGTCCAAAACGCCGGAGCCAGATGCGCTCAAATCCATTGCTTCCCTAAAACTCTAATCCAAATGTGCCATCGAACTTGATTTTCGCGGTCTTGAGCGTCTCTCGTACTCTGTCGTCTATAGTTTGGTCGATATTGTCCAAAGCGTCGTCATTTGATTGTCTCACTTCTTCTTTCAGATCTTCCGTCGCTTGAGTCAATATCCTGCcgctttccttctccatttcTGTAATTGCATCTTGGCAAGCCCATCTTAGATCTGTTGCGCAGTCGTCAAACTGGTTATTCATCTCTTCAAagatctcttctttctcttccgtTCCATATCGGCACGGACTGCGGCCATTATCTAGTGCGTCTCTGAGATTGTCTTTGATATACCGTTCTAACCCAGAAACTCGGCTTTCCATGGCATTAAAGCGCGTCTCAATCCGATTTTCGATATTGTCTAGGCGGCATACAACATCTTTCAGAAGAGTTAGGACACGAGTTACACCAGCGGACTCATCATCTGAGTTATCAGCTCGGCGGCGTTTTTCTGTTACAGTTAGCTTTAGTCGAGCAAGGATAACATAAAATGATAGAGAAGAATTGGTGGTGCTCACTGGAACTTTGAGGATAAGGCGCAGATCCCGCGTACGGAGGGGGACTTTCTTCGGTATGCGTgaattctttcttctcagcaATCTCGCCTCCATTACCAGCATACAGTGTAGCCGGGTTTGCCCGCGGCAGATCTGTACGTGGACGGTCTTCAAGGCGATCGCCCGAAAATGTCTTTTCAAGTAAATCGAATTCTGCTTTACTTAGGATTGCATTGGAACTGTCGAGATGCACAATGAACTTAGTCACGCTGGCGAGGTCTTCAATCAAACGTAATCGAGTTTTCGTTCTGCCTTTAGACTCTAAAGGACGTCCTTTGGGGCGTATCAAATCAGGCGCTTGTGTCATCGTGATACATAGTGAGTAATGCCTAAGCTGGAACGTCTTGGAGGTTGAGGGCTGTGGGTTGTGATAGATGTTGTACTTTATAGCTTGAATCCTTTCAGGATATATGTATAAATAAACAGCCTGCTTATTACTCTTGCCTTTGCCACCTCTGAGGATAACATAAGCATGAAGCTTGAACATTGCTGTATTGGTTGAAGTGTTCAAGTACGCATCAAATGAGACATCTTCCATCTGGCAACGCTGTTGGCTAGCATCGTTCCATGTTACTCTGCTCTTTTGATAGGATATATCGATCACGGCGgcgttcttctctttttcactTTCAGTCACGGCTGACGTTTCATCGATGCTATTCTTAATCATTTCATCTCCATCGTCAATGCTGTTGAATTTGTCATGGCGATCATTTTGAGAGGCACTAGAGTGTCTGAAGTTAGAATACATTAGCAAATCACATATGGTGGAAATCAGGCCCGGCTATATGCAGTTCCCCTGATCATGGCCGATGAATACAGTGAGTAGCGGAGCTTCAAAAGTCCCCCCGCCCTTCAATGAAAACACTGCTGCGGATAATGTACTGGCAACGGTAACAGACAATAGTAGCTGCTACCAAACAAGATCCCAACCCCTCCGCTGACGCAAGTCAAGCCATGAGCTGAGTGCGTAGGGCTGGCATTGGAATTTTACGACCTTGTCTCGCAGGAACAGTCCCGAGGAGTATCTTCACGAGAGCAGGACAGTGATCCACGCGAAGCGATAGCTTGCCATGAATGCGGAGCTTAAAAAGTCCTCCGCTCCTCAAGGAAAACACTGCTGCGGATAATGTACTGGCAACGGTAGCAGACAATAATAGCTGCTACCAAACAAGGTCCCGACCCTTACAGCGGAGTCAACTCGAGAGTCGACCAGCGCGTAGTGGGCATCGGAATTTTACGACCTTGTCTCGCAGGAACAGTCCCGAGCAACATCTtcgagaagagcagaatTGCTATTCACGCAGAGCCATGGCTTGCTGGAGTCGCATAAGGACATCTCACTGACCCAGGCGAGGAAACAGGTTGCGTTGCGTCGTTGTCTTCCTCATTGTAGATGGTGCCGTCATTCATTGCGGAATAATCTAGGCGATGAATCGATTAAGGCGAGATACATGGGTTGGCTGAGAGATGGGTCGAAAGGTTGGGTGAAGCAGAACAAATGGCGCAGCAGCGCGTAGGATTTAAAACGACGCCTCCTTACACTGTCACATGACTTATACCAGCCAATCGAAAGCCTCAGTTACTTAACTGCAGCTGGAATTGGCTAGTGAATCAAGCTCATTTTGGCGTCTTCTCACGTGACTATTAGATGCATGAGGCACAGTGCGGATAATGTTGTTTCTCGTGTTTGATATCGCGGCAGATTCTGGACTTGGCGAGGTATTGGATTCACTTTCTTCAGGGGATTTACCGGCAAAGTTCTATACTATCGACTCTGCCCGATATCTCTCCCCGCTTGGCAAACTAGAGACGGGCTAGAGATCACAGTCGTAGCACTAGCAGATCCAATGAACTGACTAGTAGTACCAAGTTCAAAACCTAGTACTAACCAGGTTCTCTCAACTACCCAGGTAACCAGATTCAATGAATGTGGTGTCTTGTGGAATACACGTATAAAAACTTCATATTGGCTAAAGAGCAATTTGATGTTGGCGGCATTCAGAGTAGTATCTCCCTCTGGGTTGCATCATTCCCGTCTGCGGAGTAATCTGGTGGGTGAGCCCACAATGCACATTAAATGTAATGGTGTAGACACACACAACCAGCACTTGTGTCATGCCATGCAGCGTATCTTGCGATGCAAGACGTGAGGTTGATAGAGGAGTACGGAGTGCtacgtatgtatgtacgtgTATATAAGATCGAAGGATTTTAGCACTCCCCAATAGCGTGCACCGGAGATGGCCTTGGCGAGACGAagtaaaatagcaatattagGTGGAATAAAACTACTCTTAAGGCGAAAACAGggaaaagaacagaaaaaaaaaacccccccgcGAATCATGCCCTCCATCCAATTTCCAAAATGCAACCCCTTGATGGCCATTAGTCTGCGGACATGTTGCCCTTTCTATAAACCCGCCGGAAACGAAATCCGTATCCCGAAGCCCTACGAacaacagctgcagctctcccTGCATGTGGAGTTGGCAAAAGCCACTGTGCCGGATCTTGGTCTTCCCGAGAGACGAACCGCCACTGACCGTCGAGGTATTGGCAGCATTTTAAATCTTAATAGGTTAATTGTCGGTGTCTGATGCGGGGGCTAGAAACGACAAGACGGAAAGCTTACTTGGTGGCCAATATGGATTGGGGGAGATGAAGCGCATCGATTAGGGAGCTGTGGTGGGCATATCCACTCTGCAGTATCATATTAGTCCCTGCGGAGTGTCTTGGTTATAATATTGTGCTTTGCTGTCCATCTGTGGCGTTTCTTCCATCTTTACTCTATTCTCTACATCTAGGGCAGAAGttgatgccttttttttttttcttgggggGGTTCTCTGTCTGTTAGCGGCTTAGACGGACCGAGTAGTGAGACAGACTATTCACTCACTTTTGGGTCGAGAAGACTCAAAAGACTCTTTCCCCGCTTGATTTGGCCTGAGACCAAGCACTCTGTGCTGTTTAATCTTCACCAAAAGGTCTGCTTACGGTGACGGCGTCGTCGACAGGCCGTTGTAGACAACAATGGCGCTAATCCCCGTCGCGATTGCGGTGCTGGTCGCCTACCAAATTATATCATCTGCTTTGCGCCTGCGGCATCATATCAATGAAGCCAAGAGAAGCGGGTTGCCTTATATTGTTCTTCGTGCGTTCATTTACACTGAGTCTCCTGCCGACCCTCTGTATCTCTGTGAGCCACACTAACATGGTGTCATCAAAATGTAGCTTGTTCGCCGTTCTGGATAGGATGGCAAGTGACCCATAAGCTATGGATTCCTCTCATCAAGTTACTTCCAAAGTCATGGTGGGATGGGTGGCTCGAGTATGACTGATGCCCTGCCTTGCCGTCTCTCCACATCTCAAAACTTTGTCGAGTGGCTAACAACTTTTGTCTTCAAGCATCATGAACCCCAACTTTGTATATCGAACTCGCCACGAGTGGTTCGCCAAGGTTGGCGAATCTTTCTTCCTTGTTTCTCCTGGCAGACTGATGCTGCTCACGGACAATGCTGAAACGATCCGTACCATCACGCTGAAGCGAGAGCAATTTCCCAAATGGACTGCTGTTTACAACATTTTGAGGCAGTTTGGTGAGAATGTTTTGACTACTGAAAGCAGCATCTGGCGCATGCACCGCAAGGTTACCTCGCCTTCGTTTAACGAGAAAAATGCTGCCTTGGTTTTCCGTGAGGCCATCGCTCAGACTCAAGGCATGCTGCGTATGTGGGCGGGCCCTGAAGGCAACACCCGAAAAGAACCACTTGTCTCTCTGCAGAGGGACACGATGAGATTGGCTCTGAATATCATCAGTTATGTTGGCTTCGGCATGCGACTACTGTGGCCGGGAGAGACACACGCAGCGGGAACAGATCCCAAGCTGTTGAAATACGGCTCTCATAAGCCTTCGGCCGGACACCAGCTGAGTTTCACAGATACAATGGAGTTTCTTCTCGAGCATCTTTTGATTTTACTGGTTTTCCCACGATGGATCTTGAGTGAGTATTCTTTTGCATCATCATATGATATCTTTGCTTTGTATGAGATGCTAATGCTCTGGATTACAGAACTTTTGCCTTTTGAGAAGATCAAGAAGGCAGTGCTGTCTTACGACGAATATGTCAAATACATGAACGAGCTTTTGGACGAAAAGATTGAAGACGCACGCAAGGGAGACCACATAGAAGGCATGGATCTCATGGGCCAGCTTGCGAAATCATGTTTCGGAACCGACAACAAAGATGCCACCTTGACTCGCGAGGAGATCATCAGCAATGCTTTCATCATGTTCGTGGCTGGCCACGAGACAACAGCCAACACTATTCACTTCACCCTCATCTTCCTAGCAATGAACCCCGACGCGCAGCGCAAGATTCAAAAGGACATTGACGACATCCTCCAGGGCCAGGACCCGAAAGATTGGGACTATGACAGCTTGGTCAACCCCATGACGGCCAGCATGATTGGTGCCGCGATGCACGAAACGATGCGACTCATGTCCCCTGTGGTTGTGATTCCCAAGGTCACCTACAGCGACCAGCCCTTGGTCATGGACGGCAACAAATATGTGATTCCCAAGGACACGGGCATCTCATTGGTGACGATTTCTGCACACGTTAACCCCCGTTACTGGCCAACACGACCAAGCAAAATCACCCCTGGCAAATCCAACATTCTCGACTATGTTCCAGAGCGGTGGTTCCAGAGCCTGGATAAGGACAGCAGCGCGGGCAGCGAAGACGTTGCCGGTGCCGACTCGGAAGACTTTGGCGGTTTCCAGGGCTCAGACATCAACGCGCAGCTCTTCAGACCCGAGCGCGGATCTTACATTCCCTTCAGCGACGGGGCTCGATCGTGCCTGGGACGGCGCATTGCCGTGGTGGAAATGATGGCGGCGCTGGCCGTCATTTTCCGGAGCTACAGCGTCGAACTCGCGGTGGACGAGTGGGCATCGCAGGAACAGGTCGATCAGATGAGTCGGGAGGAGAGGGCGCGCATCTACAGGAAGGCACAGGATACGAGCCGGTGGACGGTGGGACAGGCGACGACGAGGCTGACGCTGAATTTGCACGACGGCCAATACGTGCCGGTGCGCATCGTCAAGCGGGGAGAGGAGAAGTTTGTGGACTGGGTGGATAGAGAGTGATTGGTGAAGTGACTGCGCGACTGGAAATCCTGGAGCTGTGTCTCTCGGCTGCTTTTTGTGCGAAGATGGCAATTTTTGTTTCATGTATGTTTTCCTCCAACTACGAGCCGGCTATGAGAATGTCAACACTGCATAGCAT
It encodes:
- a CDS encoding uncharacterized protein (EggNog:ENOG41), translating into MYSNFRHSSASQNDRHDKFNSIDDGDEMIKNSIDETSAVTESEKEKNAAVIDISYQKSRVTWNDASQQRCQMEDVSFDAYLNTSTNTAMFKLHAYVILRGGKGKSNKQAVYLYIYPERIQAIKYNIYHNPQPSTSKTFQLRHYSLCITMTQAPDLIRPKGRPLESKGRTKTRLRLIEDLASVTKFIVHLDSSNAILSKAEFDLLEKTFSGDRLEDRPRTDLPRANPATLYAGNGGEIAEKKEFTHTEESPPPYAGSAPYPQSSKKRRRADNSDDESAGVTRVLTLLKDVVCRLDNIENRIETRFNAMESRVSGLERYIKDNLRDALDNGRSPCRYGTEEKEEIFEEMNNQFDDCATDLRWACQDAITEMEKESGRILTQATEDLKEEVRQSNDDALDNIDQTIDDRVRETLKTAKIKFDGTFGLEF
- a CDS encoding uncharacterized protein (EggNog:ENOG41), with product MALIPVAIAVLVAYQIISSALRLRHHINEAKRSGLPYIVLPCSPFWIGWQVTHKLWIPLIKLLPKSWWDGWLDIMNPNFVYRTRHEWFAKVGESFFLVSPGRLMLLTDNAETIRTITLKREQFPKWTAVYNILRQFGENVLTTESSIWRMHRKVTSPSFNEKNAALVFREAIAQTQGMLRMWAGPEGNTRKEPLVSLQRDTMRLALNIISYVGFGMRLLWPGETHAAGTDPKLLKYGSHKPSAGHQLSFTDTMEFLLEHLLILLVFPRWILKLLPFEKIKKAVLSYDEYVKYMNELLDEKIEDARKGDHIEGMDLMGQLAKSCFGTDNKDATLTREEIISNAFIMFVAGHETTANTIHFTLIFLAMNPDAQRKIQKDIDDILQGQDPKDWDYDSLVNPMTASMIGAAMHETMRLMSPVVVIPKVTYSDQPLVMDGNKYVIPKDTGISLVTISAHVNPRYWPTRPSKITPGKSNILDYVPERWFQSLDKDSSAGSEDVAGADSEDFGGFQGSDINAQLFRPERGSYIPFSDGARSCLGRRIAVVEMMAALAVIFRSYSVELAVDEWASQEQVDQMSREERARIYRKAQDTSRWTVGQATTRLTLNLHDGQYVPVRIVKRGEEKFVDWVDRE